From the Nostoc sp. PCC 7107 genome, the window CTGTTTATCAAGAAGTCAAAACTAGTTCTACCAAAATCAGCCCAGATACCATTCGCCTCAATTGGAAAATTAATGATTTAGATAGATTAAAAGAATTGCGAATTATTGGGCGATCGCCAGAAAATTTAGTTAATAGCCCACAACAAATTTATGATGTTAGCCAAGGCATTCCCGATACACTAAAAACCTTCTGCAACCAGCAAAACAATCAACTAAACTGTCGCAATGTTCCTGCTAATAATCGCGGTGCAGGTGACTATATATTTGAACTGCAAGTATTTACCAAAACCGACACCGATAAACCAAGCATCTCACCAAAAACAGACTTAATAAAAGTCCAATCTCTACCCAGTAAAATTGTTGAATTCAAAATTGATGGGAATAATCCACTGCCCAAATATCCCATATTAATTAATCCACTTAAACCTAACAAACCTTTAAACATATCTTGGAAAGTAGAAGGTACCAATAATATTAAAGTAGAACTTCTTCCCGCACCAGGAGATATCCCCCGTAACGGTACAATACCTTATCCAGTTAACCAACAACCCGGTAGCGAAACAATTACTTTACAAGTCACTAATACTGCTGGCGAAAAAGTAACTCGTTCCGTCACCCTCGAAACTTTTTTACCACCTAATTCAACAACAAATCAACAACAACTACCACAACTAGAAGGTGCAAAACCCCAAATTCCAGCTATACCCCCACCACCAGCAACACAACCCACACAACCCCCCAGTACTTCCCCATCCCCAACCAACAACACCACGCCTAATCCTAACTCTCCCACACCATCCCAACCAGATAAACTCTCACCCTTAGAACTTCCCCCAGGATTTGATTAAAAGCAAATTTTTCTTCTTTGCGCCTTTGCGCCTTTGCGTGAGACAAAAAACCATGAAACCCCATCTATTATTAACAATAACCTTCCTCCTCCTCTTCCCCCTTACCGCCAACTCCAACCAACCAATAGACGCACAACAATACCGTGCTAACTTACTCTTAAACCTCAGCAATAGACAACTAACCAACGGACAAATTCAATCAGCCTTAGCATCATTACAAGAATCACTCAGACTATATCAAATAATAGGCGATCGCACTGGAGAAGCCACCGCATTATTTCGCCTTGGCGACGCTTACTTTACCCTCGGTAGATATAGAACTGCGATTAATTTTTACAAACAAAGTCTACAACTAAGCCAAGATTTTGCTAATCAATCAATTAGAGTACAAATTTTAGAACATCTCAGTAATACATATATTAATCTTGGTGATGAAAAATTAGCCAAAAAATATCAAGAACAAGCCACCGCACTCAAAAAAGAAATTGGTAATCCCGATAGAGAAGCTGCATTTTTAGGTAACGTTGGTTTAGACCATGATGCGGCGACTGAGTATAAGCAAGCGATTGCTTTTTATTCCCAACAACTAACAACTGCAAAAGCAAATAATAACTATCAACTGCAAATTGATTCATTACAAAATATAGCTGCAACTTATCGTAAGTCAGGGCAATATTCCCAGGCGATCACAGCGTATCAGCAACAGCTAAAATTAGCTCAGGAATTAAGCAATAATTCCTTAGTAATTCTCACATTTAAACAAATAGCAGAAACCTATAAAACTCAAGGAGATTTTAAAGCTGCGATCGCGTTTTATCAACAACAGCTAAAACTCACAGATAAAACCCAAAAAACTGAGGTAATTAAACAACTAGGACGGGCTTACACTTTTGCAAAAGAGTACGATAAAGCCATAGAATTATATGAAGAACAATTAAACTCTGCTAAAGCTAATAAAGATAATTATACTCAAGGCACAGCTTTAAATAACTTAGCTTTTGTTTATTTAAACTCTAATAAATTAGATGATGCTAAAGCTATCCTAGAAACAAGTATTAAAAATTGGACATCTCTACGCTTGGAGTTAGGCAACACCATTGATTATGCAGTGGAACAAAGCAATACATATCGCTTACTACAACAAGTTTTAATTACCCAAAATCAGCCAGAAGCCGCGTTAGAAGTCTCTGAACAAAGCAGTATTATGGCATTCTTACAATTATTGGGAATGCGGTTAGTTTCTGAACCAAAAGATAATAATCTCAAAATCGCACCTAAAGCAATTAACTTACCTACAGTTACCGATATTCAAAAAATAGCTAAAGAGCAAAAAGCAACTCTGGTTAAATATTCTATCATTCCTGATGATGGCTTATACATTTGGGTAATTCAGTCTACAGGTAAGATTACATTCCGCAAAGTCAAACTAACACCAGAAAATACATTTAATTCAGTTAATTCTATCCCCGAAATAGTTGCCAGTATTCCTAATTATCTAGGTGTGAATAGTCAAGATAATCAAGGTAAAAAACTTGTTAATCCTTTATTACAGCTACATCAATTATTAATCAAGCCAATTGCTGATTTATTACCCGAAAGTCCCACAGCCCAAGTCATATTTATTCCCCAAGATGAGTTATGGTTTGTTCCCTTCCCGGCTTTAGTAGATATTTCTGGTAAATATTTAATTGAAAAACATCCGATTTCAACTGTACCAGCAATTCAAATACTCAAATTAGCTAAAGAACAACGAGGTAGAACAGGTGGGAGTAAATTTGTTGTAGTGGGTAATCCTACCATGCCGAAAATTGCTCACGCAATTAATCAAGCACCGCAACCTTTACCACAACTTATAAATTCAGAACAAGAAGCTTTAGCTGTTGCTGATTTCTTCAAAACCAAAGCTTTAATTGGTAGTCAAGCAACAAAAGCAGCAATACTCCCTTTATTACCCAAAGCAAAAATCATTCATCTGGCAACATATAGTATTTTAGATGATATCAAAAGACAAGGTATACCAGGAGGTATCGCCTTAGCTGGAGAAAATAACGGACTACTCACCGCCAGCGAAATTCTCAACTTGTACAATCAACCAAAAGGTAAGCGTTTGCGTGCTAAGTTAGCCTTTATCAGTGCTGGGGAAACTGGACAAGGTAGCATGGGCAATGGTGTACTGAGTTTATCTTTAGCATTGATGACATCTGGTGTTCCTAGTGTAATTGTCTCGCAATGGGCAGCAACGGATACACCAACATCTGTGTTAACTA encodes:
- a CDS encoding CHAT domain-containing protein, which encodes MKPHLLLTITFLLLFPLTANSNQPIDAQQYRANLLLNLSNRQLTNGQIQSALASLQESLRLYQIIGDRTGEATALFRLGDAYFTLGRYRTAINFYKQSLQLSQDFANQSIRVQILEHLSNTYINLGDEKLAKKYQEQATALKKEIGNPDREAAFLGNVGLDHDAATEYKQAIAFYSQQLTTAKANNNYQLQIDSLQNIAATYRKSGQYSQAITAYQQQLKLAQELSNNSLVILTFKQIAETYKTQGDFKAAIAFYQQQLKLTDKTQKTEVIKQLGRAYTFAKEYDKAIELYEEQLNSAKANKDNYTQGTALNNLAFVYLNSNKLDDAKAILETSIKNWTSLRLELGNTIDYAVEQSNTYRLLQQVLITQNQPEAALEVSEQSSIMAFLQLLGMRLVSEPKDNNLKIAPKAINLPTVTDIQKIAKEQKATLVKYSIIPDDGLYIWVIQSTGKITFRKVKLTPENTFNSVNSIPEIVASIPNYLGVNSQDNQGKKLVNPLLQLHQLLIKPIADLLPESPTAQVIFIPQDELWFVPFPALVDISGKYLIEKHPISTVPAIQILKLAKEQRGRTGGSKFVVVGNPTMPKIAHAINQAPQPLPQLINSEQEALAVADFFKTKALIGSQATKAAILPLLPKAKIIHLATYSILDDIKRQGIPGGIALAGENNGLLTASEILNLYNQPKGKRLRAKLAFISAGETGQGSMGNGVLSLSLALMTSGVPSVIVSQWAATDTPTSVLTTEFYRQLKQKPNKAQALQKAMLATMKQYPNPKYWSGFNLIGEIH